The Streptomyces sp. NBC_00659 genomic interval TGGACAGGGCCCGGTCAGGGCGCGTCGACCGGGACCGTCGCCTTCCCCCGGCCCACCTGGGTCCGCACCGCGCCCATGCTCGCGCCGATGACCAGGGCGATCGCGGCCGCCTGGGTCGTGGACAGGGCCTGGTCGAGGATCAGGAAGCCCGCTGTCGCCGCGATGGCGGGCTCCAGGCTCATCAGGATCGCGAAGGTGGAGGCGGGCAGGCGGCGCAGGGCGAGGAGTTCGAGGGTGTAGGGGAGGACCGAGGACAGGATCGCCACCGCGGAGCCCAGGGCGATCGTGGTCGGGTCCAGCAGCCGGGTGCCGGACGAGACGATCCCGAGCGGCAGGAACAGCAGCGCCGCCACCGCCATCGCCAGGGCCAGGCCGTCGGCCTGGGGGAACCGGCGGCCCGTACGGGCACTGAAGACGATGTACGCCGCCCACATCGCGCCCGCCCCGAGCGCGAAGGCCACGCCCACCGGGTCCAGGTCCCCGAACCCTCCGCCGCCCAGCAGGAAGACGCCGCACAGGGCCAGGCCCGCCCAGACCGCGTTGACCGCGCGGCGGGAGGCCAGCACCGAGAGGGCGAGGGGGCCGAGCACCTCCAGGGTGACGGCGGCGCCGAGGGGGATGCGGGCGACGGACTCGTAGAAGAGGCCGTTCATCGCGCCCATGGCGATGCCGAAGACGGCGACAGTCCCCCAGTCGGCGCGCGAGTGGCCGCGCAGCCGGGGGCGGCAGACCACGAGCAGGACCACCGCGGCGGCGAGCAGGCGCAGGGTCACCACGCCGAGCGCGCCGGCCCTCGGCATGAGGGTCACCGCGAGGGCGCCGCCGAACTGGACCGAGATCCCTCCGGCCAGCACCAGCCCGACGGGCCCGAGGGAACCGAGGCGGCCGGGAGCTCCGCCCGAGGACACGGGGGCGTGCACCGTCCCGGAGACGGGCGCGGACGACGAGGTGGTGGCGCTGGGGGTGCTCACGGGCGGTCCTGGAGGCTGGCTCGGTCGGGTGTTCATCACGATGTACTGCCGAGTCCAGGGTAGTGGACTTCGTCAGGAGTGTGAACTGCTCATGTAACTGTCCTGGATGCTGAGACCCGGATCGGGACGCGTCGCTGAACGGCCCGTCGCCGACTGCAGCGGCGACGGGCCGTTCAGCGACGGGACAGGTAGACGTCCAGCGCCTTGTGCAGCACCCGGTTGATGGGCAGGTCCCACTCGCCGAGGTACTCCGCGGCCTCGCCGCCCGCGCCCGCCTTGAAGCGCAGGAGGCCGACGAGGTGGTCGCTCTCGTCCAGGGTGTCGGTGATCCCGCGGAAGTCGTAGACGGCGGCGCCCAGCGCGTGGGCGTCGGTCATCATGCGCCACTGGATGGCGTTGTTGGGCTGGACCTCGCGTTTGCGGCCGGTGGAGGCGCCGTAGGAGTACCAGACATGGCTGCCGACGGTCAGCATGGTGGCCGCGGCGAGGACGTCGCCCTCGTGGCGGGCGAGATAGAGCCGCATGCGGTCGGGGTCCTCGGCCGTCAGCGAGGTCCACATCCGCTGGAAGTAGGGCAGCGGGCGCGGGATGAAACGGTCGCGTTCCGCCGTCTCCGCGTAGAGCTCGTAGAAGGCGGGCAGGTCGTCGTAGCCGCCCCGGACCACCTCGACGCCGGCCTTGTCGGCCTTCTTGATGTTGCGCCGCCACTGCTGGTTGAGGCCCTTGTGGATCTCCTCCAGGGACCGTCCGGCGAAGGGGACCTGGAAGACGTAGCGCGGCTGTCCCGCCGCGAAGCCGTCCTCGCCGCCGGGCTCTGTCTGCTGCCAGCCCATCGCCCGCAGCCGGTCGGCGATCCCGTCCGCGGCCGGTTCGTACGAGGTCGCCGTCACCTCGCCGAGGCGCCGTGCCGCCGGGTCGGCGATGGCCGTCTTGACCGTGTCGGCGCTCCAGCGGCGCGCGACCACGGGCGGGCCCATCTTCACGGTGAACGCGCCACGCGACTTCAGATGCGCCACCATCGGCCGCAGCCAGCGGTCGGCGAGGTCCGGGTCGTGCCAGTCGATGACGGGGCCCTCGGGCAGGTACGCGAGGTACCGCCTGATCTTCGGCAGCGGGCGCAGCAGCACGAGGCCGGCCCCCTGGAGGCGGCCGTCCGCGTCGAACCAGCCGAGGCTCTCCGCGCGCCAGTCCGGCTTCACGTCCCCCCAGGACGGCACCTGCATATGGCTGGCCGAGGGCCGCGAGCGGACGAACGCCAGGTGCTCGTCGCGGGTGATCGCCTGCAGGCGGAGAGTCATGCGCGTCGCTCCTCGAACGTCTTCGGCCGATGACATCCCAGCGTACTTACGCGGTGGGCGCGGACCCGTCGTCCCGCGGGCCGTTCTCCAGCGCCTCGGCCAGGACCTCCGCCAGGTGGCGGCCCCGGCGGCCGGAGAGCTGGGCCAGCTGGGTGCGGCAGGAGAAGCCGTCGGCGAGGATCACCGCGCTGTCGTCGGCCGCCCGTACCGCCGGAAGCAGCTGTTCCTCCGCGCAGGCCCGTGACACCTCCTCGTGGCCCCTCTCGAAGCCGAAGTTGCCCGCGAGTCCGCAGCAGCCGCCCGCGAGGGTGCCGGTCAGGCCCGCCGCGTCGCGCAGCCGGCGTTCGGCCGCGTCGCCGAGGACCGCGTGCTGATGGCAGTGCGTCTGGCCGGCCGCCGGGCGGTCCAGGCGCGGCGGCGTCCAGGCCGGCGCGTGCCGTTCCAGCGCCTCCGCGAAGGTCGTCACCGCCGCCGCCAGCCGCGCCGCGCGCGGGTCGCCGGACAGCAGTTCGGGCAGGTCCGTGCGCAGGGCGGCGGCGCAGCTCGGTTCCAGGACGACGACCGGGAGGTCGTCCATGGCGAGGTAGGGCTCCATGAGGTCGAGGGTGCGGCGGAGCACGGTGCGGGCGCGGTCGAGCTGGCCGGTCGAGACGTACGTCAGTCCGCAGCAGACGCGGTGGCGGCGGCGCGGGAGCAGTGTGCCGAGGCGGAGGGGGCCCCGGGTCACGCCGTCGCCGACGGGCCCGTGCCTCCACACCGTCCTCGGGGGCAGCAGCACGGCCAGTCCCGCGGCCTCCAGGACCCTTACGGCCGCGCGTCCCACGGAGGGTTCCAGGTGTTCGGTGAAGGTGTCCGGCCACAGGAGGACCGTCTTGCGGCCGAAGTCCGGGAACAGCGCGGGGGCGGGCCGCCCGCCCCCGCGCCTCTCCCCGCCCGGTCCGCCCTGGGTGTCCTGTCCGCCCCGGCGCCGTTCACGCTCGCGCGCCCGTGCCCGGTCCCGGAACCGGGCCGACCACCACCGGCTGAACGTCTCCGGCGCCAGCCGCGGGATCTCCCGTCCGGGTGCGACACCGGCCAGGCGCTTGGCGACGGCGGCCAAGGGGCGCAGGGACGCGAGGGAGTTGACGAGCCGGGCCGAGCGGGTACGGGTCACCGCCGCGAGCCAGAAGGGGAGCCGCCCCAGGGTGTAGTGCGCGGCGGGACGGCGGCGGCCCGCGTAGTGGTGGTGGAGGAACTCCGCCTTGTAGGTGGCCATGTCGACGCCGACCGGGCAGTCGGACCTGCATCCCTTGCAGGACAGGCACAGGTCCAGCGCGTCCCGGACCTCCGTCGAGCGCCACCCGTCGGTGACGATCTCGCCGGCGAGCATCTCGTGCAGCAGTCTGGCCCGCCCGCGCGTGGAGTGCGCCTCCTCGCCGGTCGCCCGGAAGGAGGGGCACATGACCTCGGCGCCGCCCGGGACCGAGGCCGTACGGCACTTGGCGACACCCACGCAGCGGCGCACCGCCGCCGAGAAGTCGCCGCCGTCCGCCGGATAGCCGAACTCCACGTCCACCGGGCGCCGCGGCAGCACCGCGAACCGCAGGTTCTCGTCCAGCCGGTGCGGGCGCACGAGCATGCCGGGGTTGAGCAGGCCGCGGGGGTCCCAGAGGTCCTTCGCCCGTTCGAAGAGGCGGACCATCTCCGCTCCGTACATCGTGGGCAGCAGTTCGGCGCGGGCCTGTCCGTCGCCGTGCTCGCCGGACAGCGAGCCGCCGTGCGCGACGACGAGGCGGGCGGCCTCCTCCGAGAAGCGCCGGAAGCGGGTGACGCCCGCCGCGGTGATCAGGTCGAAGTCGATCCGGACGTGGATGCAGCCGTCGCCGAAGTGGCCGTACGGGGTGCCGTGCAGGCCGTGGGCGGCGAGCAGGGCCCGGAAGTCCCGCAGATACGCGCCGAGGCGGGCGGGCGGCACCGCGCAGTCCTCCCAGCCGGGCCAGGCCTCTTCGCCGAGCCCGCGGCCGGCGCCGAGCGGGGGCCGGGCCTCTTTGCCGCGGCCTGCTCCGAGCGGGGAGCGGTCCCCGGCGTACGGCATCCGGGTCGCCGTGCCGCTCGCGTCCTCCCGCAGCCGCCACAGCGCCCGCTGCCCCGCCGGGTCGGTGACCACCAGGGCGTCCCCCACGTCCGCGGCCCGCACGATCGTGTCCGCACGCGCGCGGGCCTCCGCCGGCGATCCGCCGCCCGTCTCCACGAACAGCCAGGCCCCGCCGCGCGGCAGCCCCGCGTCGGCGGGCACGAGATCGGCGGCCATCCCCTCCACGGTCAGCGGCCCGTACCCGAGCAGGCCGGCCGCGGCGTCCGCGGCGGCGCTCTCGTCGGGGTAGGCCAGGACGGCCAGCGCCCGTGCCCGGGGTGCCTCGACCAGGCGTACGACCGCCTCGGTGAGCAGACCCCAGGTGCCCTCGGAGCCGCAGAACGCGCGGGCCACGTCCGCGCCGCGTTCGGGCAGGAGCGCGTCGAGGGCGTACCCGGAGATCCGCCGCGGCAGATCCGGGAAGCCGGTCCGCAGCAGCGCCAACTCGCTCTCGACCAGGGCCTTCAGCCCGTCCGGGGCGCCCTGCCAGTTCCGGCCGAGGCGGCGGGTGTCCCCGGCCGCGCCGACGACCGAGAGCTCCCGCACGTTGTCCGCCGTGGTGCCCCAGGCGACCGAGTGGGAGCCGCAGGAGTTGTTGCCGATCATCCCGCCGAGGGTGCAGCGGCTGTGCGTGGAGGGGTCGGGGCCGAAGCGCAGTCCGTGCGGGGCGGCGGCTTCCTGGAGGCGGTCGAGGACGGCACCGGGCTGGACGACGGCCGTGCGGGCGTCCGGGTCCAGCGCGAGGATCCGGTTCATGTGGCGGGTGAAGTCCAGGACGACGCCGGTGCCCGTGGCCTGTCCGGCGATCGAGGTGCCGCCGCCGCGCGCCACGACCGGCACCGCGTGGGCGCGGCACACGGCGAGCGCGGCGGCCACGTCCTCGGCGTCCCTCGGGGCCACCACACCGAGCGGTACGCGCCGGTAGTTGGAGGCGTCCATGGTGGTCAGCGCCCGCGCCGTCGCGTCGAAGGAGACCTCGCCGCGCACGGCCCCCGCCAGGTCGGACCGGAGCTGACCGGCGGACCCCTCCGGCTGCCCCTCCGGCGACCCGTCCGGCTGCCCTGCGGGCCGTCCGTCCGGCCGTCCGCTCGGCCTTCCGTCCGGCTGTCCGTCCGGCCGTCCACCCAGTTCCGTCATGCCTCCAGGATGCCGCCGGGCACCGGCGGCGGCGCTGTGGCCAGACGCCCGAAAGACACCGATATGCCGGGGCGATCATGAAACCGCTTCCCGAAGCCTCCCAATCGGATCACGAACTCTCATATAGTGACGGCGAGTTGAGCATCGAGTGTCGCTTCTCGCCCAGGACCGACCGAGGACACGACCGAGGACACGTTCTCCCCCCAGGAACACGACCGAGGACCGATTGATGACCCCGCCTCTGCCCTCCGGCGAACGACCCACCCCCCGCACCATGGCGAAAGCCGTGCTGGCCGCCGCCGTCCCGGCCGCGGCCGCGGTGGTGGCCGCCGTCCTGCTCGCCCCCGAACCGGCCCGCGTACCCCTCGCCTGGGGCACCGGCGCCGCCGCGGTGCTGCTGTGCGCCGCCGTGGCGGTGGCCGCCCACGCCGTGCAGACCAGGCGCATCGCGCTGCGCCGCCTCGACAGCGTGGCCAAGGACGCCGGCCGGCTCCTTCAGGAACGCGCCAGACTGGCGGAGGAGTTCGGCCAGGAGCGGGCCAGGCTCGTCGACGAGGCCGCCCGCGAACGCGCCCGCGCGGCCGAGACCGGGGCGCAGGAGCGGGCCCGTCTGACCGAGACGGCCGCCCGCGAACACGCCCGCCTCACCGAGGAGTTCACCAAGGAGAGGGAACTGCTCACCGGCGACCGCGCCCGGCTCACCGAGCGCAACGCCGAACTCTCCGAGCGCACCCGGCAGGCCGCCGCCGACCGCGCCGCCGCGATCTCGGCGATCGCCAACGCGGCCGGACGCATGCAGGCGCTGTCCACCGGCATGCTGGCCGACCTGCGCGCGATGGAGGAGAGGCACTCCGACGAGGACGTCCTCGCGGACCTGCTCCACCTCGACCACCGCACCGCGCAGGCGGGCCGCCTCGCCGACTCCGTCGCCGTCCTGGCGGGCGCTCGCTCGGGGCGCCGCTGGGCCCGCCCGATCGTCATGGAGTCGATCCTGCGCGGCGCCATGGGCCGCATCGGCGGCTACCAGCGGGTGCGCGTCCACTCCGCCAGCGAGGTCGCCGTCGCCGGACACGCCGCCGAGGGCGTCATGCACGCACTGGCCGAACTCCTCGACAACGCCGCCAACTTCTCGCCGCCCACCGCCGAAGTGCATGTGTACGTCGAGGAGGTCCCCGCGGGTGTCATCGTCTCCGTCGAGGACAGCGGCCTGGTGATGGGAGACGTCCAGCTGCGCCGCGCCGAACGGGCCGTCACCGGCCCCGTCGGGCCCCGGTCCGGGCTCGGTGGCCTCACCGGCACCCGCCTCGGCCTCTCGGTGGTCGGCCGGCTCGCCCGCAAGCACGGCCTGAAGGTGTCCTTCCGGCCCTCCGCCCGCGGCGGCACCGGCGTGCTGGTCCTGATACCGCAGGACATCCTCACCCAGCCCAGCCTTCACCTCACCGCAGCGCCGCTGCCGGCCGGGGCCGAGCCCGTCCCCTCCGACCCGACCGCCGTCGACGGCCACACCACCGCGCCGAGGCCGCCCGACGGCCGGGAATCACCGGAGTCCCCGTGGTCCCCGCACCCGCGCGAGTCCCGTACCTCCCAGGAATCCCCGGCGTCCCCCGTGTCGTACGCCGCCGCCCGCGCGGCCGGCGACCTCGACCCGGACCCCGTCCCGACCCACGACTCGCCCCGGCACGAACAGGGCCTCCCGTCCACCGGCGGCCTGCCCAAGCGCCGCCGCGGACGCACCCTCGCCCACGCCGAGCGCAGCCGCTCACACGTCACACCCCCGGCCGACCCCGAACCCCGTACCGGCGACGACCCCAAGATCCGGTCCGCCTCCCGCTTCGGCACCTTCCGCCAGGCGGTGCGCGGCACGGCACCGGGCGCCCCCGGACCCGTACCGGCCGACGATCCGCCCCGGACCGAAGCACCGGCACGGCCCGAGGACCACGCAACCGCGTCCACCAGTTCCCCCACCACGACCCCCACCACCCCCACCGCGCTCCCGGAAGGCGACACCACCCCATGACCGGCACCATCACCGCCGACGAGAAGCTCACCTGGCTCATCGAGGGCCTCCTTGAGCGCACCCCGGGCGCACGGCACGCGCTCGTGCTCTCCCGCGACGGACTGAAGCTGTGCCGCACTCCGGAGCTGTCGGTCGACCAGGCCGACCAGCTCGCCGCCATCGCCGCCGGCATCCAGTCGCTGTCCCACGGCGCCTCCATGGAGTTCGGCGACGGCAGCGGGGGCGTGCGCTCGGCGATGGCCGAGTTCTACGGAGGGGTGCTGTTCATCGTGGAAGCGGGCGACGGCGCGCACCTCGCCGTCGTCACCGCCGAGGACGCCGACGCCGGACTGGTGGGACACAACATGAGCGAACTCGTGGAACAACTCGGCGAGCACCTGACCTCGCCGCCCCGGTCGTCATGAGCCGTCCTGGCAGGGACGACGCGCCCGACCGGCTGTACACCCTCACCGGAGGGCGCACCCGTTCCGGCCCCGACACCCCCTTCGACCTCGTGACACTGGTGGTCGCCGAGTGCGATCCGGCGGTGGGCATGCAGTCCGAGCACGCCGCGATCCTGCGGATGTGCGAGCGGCCGACGGCCGTCGTGGAGATCGCGGCGGAGCTGGGACTGCCGGTGTCGATCACCCGCGTCCTGCTCTCCGACCTGCTCTCCACGGGCCGGGTCAGCGCCCGTCACCCGCACACCACTGTTCCCTCCGGTCTTCCCGATCCCGACATCCTGGAGCAGGTGCTCGTTGGACTCCGTAACCTCTGACGCTCGTGCGCCCCTGTCCGCGTCCGCCGACAACGGCCTCAAGATCGTGATCGTGGGCGGGTTCGGTGTCGGCAAGACGACCCTCGTCCGCTCGGTCAGCGAGATCCGTCCCCTCAACACCGAGGAGACGATGACGCAGGCCGGCGCGAGCGTCGACGACATCAGCGAGGTACGCGGCAAGTCCGCGACCACCGTCGCCTTCGACTTCGGACGCATCACGCTGGACACGCACAACATCCTGTACCTGTTCGGCGCACCCGGACAGGAGCGGTTCTGGTTCCTGTGGGACCGGCTGTTCTCCGGAACGCTCGGGGCGATCGTCCTGGTGGACACCCGCCGCATCGACGAATCCTGGTACGCCATCGACCGGCTGGAGCACTACGGCACGCCCTTCATCGTGGCCTGCAACGACTTCGGCGGGCCCCCGCACACCCCCGCGCAGATCCGCGAGGCCCTCGACCTCGACCCGCACGTACCGCTGCTCGACTGCGACGCCCGCTCCCGGGAGTCCAGCAAGCAGGTGCTGATCACGCTGGTGGAGCACCTCCAGTCCCGCTACGCCCGTCACGGCGCCGAAGCCGCGGAAGGCGCCCTTCAATCACCGGAGCCCGCTCTGTGACCCCCGCCTCCGCCACCGCGCCCGTCCCCCTCGGCGGGCCGCGGTTCCAGACCGAACCCGCCGAGCTGTACCGGGAGATGCGGCGCGACCACGGATCCGTCGTGCCGGTCGTCCTCGACGGCGACATCCCCGCCTGGCTCGTGCTCGGCTACCGCGAACTGCACCAGGTCACCGGCGATCCCCAGCTGTTCAGCCGGGACTCGGACCTGTGGAGCCAGTGGGACCGCATCCCCGACGACTGGCCGCTGCTGCCGATGATCGGCCGCAAACAGCCCTCCATCCTGTACACCGTCGGCGAGCGCCACCGCGAGCGCGCCGCGATGATCAGCGACGCGCTCGAAGCCATCGACCCCTCCGAACTGCGCTCCCAGGCCGAGAAGTTCGCCGACGAGCTGATCGACGCGATCTGCCCCAAGGGCGAGACGGACCTCATCGGCGACTACGCGGCCCTGCTGCCCGTACGGGTCCTCGCGACGCTCTACGGCTTCGCGGACGAACAGGGACCCGGCCTGGTCACCGCCCTGAACGACATGATCAACGGGCGCGAGGGCGCGCTGGCCGGACAGCAGCATCTGGCCTCTTCCATGGCCCGGTTGATCGCCGACCGCAAGGAAGCGCCCGCCGACGACGTCGTGTCCCGGATGCTCGCGAACACCGCGGGCTTCGACGACATGGAGATCGTCCAGGACCTCATGGTCATGATGGCCGCCGGCCACCAGCCCACGGCCGACTGGATCGGCAACTCGCTGCGCCTGATGCTCACCGACGAACGGTTCGCCGCCTCCCTGTTCGGCGGCCGGCACAGTGTCGCCGAGGCCATGAACGAGGTCCTGTGGGAGGACACCCCCACCCAGAACGTGGCCGGACGCTGGGCCTCCCGCAACACCCAGCTCGGCGGCCGCCGCATCCGCGCCGGCGACCTGCTGCTGCTCGGCCTCCAGGGCGCCAACTCCGACCCCCAGGTCCGCACCGACAGTTCGGCCCTCACCGGCGGCAACAACGCCCACTTCTCCTTCGGTCACGGGGAGCACCGCTGCCCGTTCCCGGCACAGGAGGTCGCCGAGGTCATCGCGCGGACCGGCATCGAGATCGTCCTGGACCGGCTGCCGGACATCGACCTGGCGGTACCCGCCGACACGCTGACCCGGCGCCCCTCCCCGTGGCTACGGGGCCTGAACGAACTGCCGGTGCGGTTCACGCCCGTACCCGTCCTCTGAGACACCGTTGCCACCCGGCCGGCGCACCCGCCCGGCCGGGGCCCGGGGCTGTCCCCATGCCCCGGGGAAGACGCGTCACCCCCACCCCAGCCCTTGGAGGCACCCCCGCATGACCACCGGTACCGAAGAGACCCGCATAGTCCTGGACCCCTTCGTCACCGACCTGGACGGCGAGAGCGCCGCGCTGCGCGCCGCGGGACCGCTCGCCGCCGTCGAACTGCCCGGCGGTGTCCCGGTGTGGGCGGTCACCCACCACGCCGAGGCGCGCGCCCTGCTCACGGACCCCCGTCTGGTGAAGGACATCAACGTCTGGGGCGCCTGGCAGCGCGGCGAGATCGCCCCCGACTGGCCGCTGATCGGGCTCGCCAACCCCGGCCGCTCCATGCTCACGGTGGACGGCGCGGACCACCGGCGGATGCGCACCCTGGTGGCACAGGCCCTGACACCGCGCCGCGTGGAGCAGATGCGGGAGCGGATCTCGAAGATGACGGAGAGTCTGCTCGACAACCTCACCGGGGACGTCGTCGACCTGAAGGCCGACTTCGCCTACCCCCTGCCCATGTACGTGATCGCCGACCTCATGGGCATCGAGGAGTCCCGGCTGCCGCGTCTGAAGGAGCTCTTCGAGAAGTTCTTCTCGACGCAGACCCCTCCCGCCGAGGTCATCGCGACCCTCACCGAGCTGGCCGGGATCATGGCGGACACGGTGGCGGCCAAGCGTGCCGAGCCGGGCGACGACCTGACCAGCGCGCTGATCCTGGCCTCCGAGGACGGCGACCACCTCACCGACGCGGAGATCGTCTCCACCCTCCAGCTGATGGTCGCGGCGGGCCACGAGACGACCATCTCCCTCATCGTCAACGCGGTGGTCAACCTGTCCGCCCACCCCGACCAGCGCGCCCTCGTCCTGTCCGGCGAGGCCGACTGGTCCGCGGTCGTCGAGGAGACCCTGCGCCACTCCACCCCGACCTCCCACGTCCTCATCCGCTTCGCCACGGAGGACGTCCCGGTCGGCGACAAGGTGATCCCGGCGGGCGACGCGCTCATCGTGTCGTACGGCGCGATCGGCCGCGACGAGAACGCCCACGGGCCCACCGCGGGCGAGTTCGACGTCAGCCGTACAAGCAAGAACCGTCACATCTCCTTCGGCCACGGGCCCCACGTCTGCCCCGGCGCGGCCCTGTCCCGCCTGGAGGCGGGCGTCGCCCTGCCCGCCCTGTACGAGCGCTTCCCCTCGCTGGACCTGGCCGTCCCGGTGTCGGAGCTCCGCAACAAGCCGGTGGTGACGCAGAACGACCTGTTCGAGCTGCCGGTCAAGCTCACCGCCGGATAACCGGACCCCATGAGCCGCCGGCCGCGGGAGGGCCCGTGACGGGCCCTGCCGCGGCCGCCGCCGTCAACACGCCCCGTCTCAGCCGACGGACGACGTTTCACCGAGGTTTCCCGGAACGGCTAGGCTCCTGGCGTGGCTGATATCCAGATCCCCGCTGACCTCAAGCCCGCCGACGGACGATTCGGCGCCGGCCCCTCCAAGGTGCGGACGGAGGCACTGGACGCGCTGGCCGCGACCGGTAGCTCCCTGCTCGGCACATCCCACCGCCAGGCCCCGGTCAAGAACCTGGTCGGCAAGGTGCGCGAGGGCGTGCGCGAGCTGTTCTCCCTGCCCGACGGGTACGAGGTCGTCCTCGGCAACGGCGGCTCCACCGCGTTCTGGGACGTCGCGACGCACGGCCTGATCGAGAACAAGTCGCAGCACCTCACGTTCGGCGAGTTCTCCTCCAAGTTCGCGAAGGCGGCCAAGCTCGCCCCGTGGCTCGCCGAGCCGACCGTGGTCTCCTCCGACCCGGGCACGCACCCCGAGCCGGTCGCCGAGGCGGGCGCCGACGTCTACGCCTTCACCCACAACGAGACCTCCACCGGTGTCGCCGCCCCGATCAAGCGGGTCGCGGGCGCCGACGAGGGCTCCCTCGTCCTGGTGGACGCCACCTCCGGCGCCGGCGGCCTGCCCGTCGACATCGCCGAGACCGACGTCTACTACTTCGCCCCGCAGAAGTCCTTCGCCTCCGACGGCGGACTGTGGATCGGCGTGTTCTCCCCGGCCGCGATCGAGCGCGCCGAGCGGATCCACGCCTCCGGCCGGCACATCCCGGAGTTCTTCTCGCTGCCCACGGCGATCGACAACTCCCGCAAGAACCAGACGTACAACACCCCGGCGCTGGCCACGATCTTCCTGCTCAACGAGCAGATCGAGTGGATCAACGGCCAGGGCGGCCTCGCCTGGTCGGCGGCCCGGACGAAGGACTCCTCGACCCGCCTGTACCGCTGGGCCGAGGACAGCAAGTACGCCACCCCGTTCGTGACGGACGCGGCCAAGCGCTCGCAGGTCATCGGCACGATCGACTTCGCCGACGAGATCGACGCCGCCGCCGTCGCCAAGGTCCTGCGCGCCAACGGCATCGTCGACACCGAGCCCTACCGCAAGCTCGGACGCAACCAGCTGCGCGTCGCCATGTTCCCGGCGATCGACCCGGCGGACGTCGAGGCGCTGACGCACTGCATCGACTACGTGATCGAGAAGCTGTAACCGGTCCCACGCGATCAGGGGCGTCCGGCGCGTGTGAGCGCGCAGGACGTCCCTTTCCGTTGTCCGGGTGAGCCGTGCGGGTGACAAGCGGCGCCTTCGGTGCCTGTATGGAAGACATGAGCAATGTCCCGGCTCCGAGCGCCGAGCTCGGACCGCTCGTCAAGCAGTACGCCGTCCTGCTGACGAGCCACAAGAAGGACGGCACGGGCGTCGGCACCCCGGTGAACATCGCCGTCGAGGGTGACCACGCGTACTTCCGCACCCCGGGCAAGGCGTGGAAGGTCCGACGAATCCGCAACAACCCCGAGGTGGAGATCGCCCCCTCCACCCTCCGGGGCGCGCCCACCGGGCCCGAGTTCCACGCCCGCGCCCGGCTGATCGACCACGGGAGCGAGGAGGAGAAGCACGCGGCGAAGCTGCTGCGGCACAAGTACCCGTTCATGCACGGCGTCCTCGTACCGTTTGCCCACAAGGTGATGCGGACGCCGACGATGCACTACGAGGTGCGCCCGCTCAAGGACGGGGAATAGGGAGCGACGGCGGCCGTACAGGCAGGGGTCAGTCGCGGCGCAGCAGCCGCTTGAAGCCGAACACCACGGCGAAGAGGGCCGCGACCGCGATGGCGCCGATCTTCACCCCGCCACTCATCGTGCCGCCGCTTCCGCTCTCTGCTCCGGAACCGCCGTCCTTGGACGGCGACTTGGAGTCCGAGCCGCCGGCCCCGGGCGCGCTCTGGGGCTCCACACCGCTGTCCGCGCCCTCGCTGCCGTACATGAGCTTCGATCCGTCGGTGGTGTAGGTGACGGACTCGCCCTGGCCCTGGAGGGGAACGTTCAGGCGG includes:
- a CDS encoding PPOX class F420-dependent oxidoreductase, with translation MSNVPAPSAELGPLVKQYAVLLTSHKKDGTGVGTPVNIAVEGDHAYFRTPGKAWKVRRIRNNPEVEIAPSTLRGAPTGPEFHARARLIDHGSEEEKHAAKLLRHKYPFMHGVLVPFAHKVMRTPTMHYEVRPLKDGE
- the serC gene encoding phosphoserine transaminase gives rise to the protein MADIQIPADLKPADGRFGAGPSKVRTEALDALAATGSSLLGTSHRQAPVKNLVGKVREGVRELFSLPDGYEVVLGNGGSTAFWDVATHGLIENKSQHLTFGEFSSKFAKAAKLAPWLAEPTVVSSDPGTHPEPVAEAGADVYAFTHNETSTGVAAPIKRVAGADEGSLVLVDATSGAGGLPVDIAETDVYYFAPQKSFASDGGLWIGVFSPAAIERAERIHASGRHIPEFFSLPTAIDNSRKNQTYNTPALATIFLLNEQIEWINGQGGLAWSAARTKDSSTRLYRWAEDSKYATPFVTDAAKRSQVIGTIDFADEIDAAAVAKVLRANGIVDTEPYRKLGRNQLRVAMFPAIDPADVEALTHCIDYVIEKL
- a CDS encoding DUF742 domain-containing protein; the encoded protein is MSRPGRDDAPDRLYTLTGGRTRSGPDTPFDLVTLVVAECDPAVGMQSEHAAILRMCERPTAVVEIAAELGLPVSITRVLLSDLLSTGRVSARHPHTTVPSGLPDPDILEQVLVGLRNL
- a CDS encoding cytochrome P450 family protein translates to MTTGTEETRIVLDPFVTDLDGESAALRAAGPLAAVELPGGVPVWAVTHHAEARALLTDPRLVKDINVWGAWQRGEIAPDWPLIGLANPGRSMLTVDGADHRRMRTLVAQALTPRRVEQMRERISKMTESLLDNLTGDVVDLKADFAYPLPMYVIADLMGIEESRLPRLKELFEKFFSTQTPPAEVIATLTELAGIMADTVAAKRAEPGDDLTSALILASEDGDHLTDAEIVSTLQLMVAAGHETTISLIVNAVVNLSAHPDQRALVLSGEADWSAVVEETLRHSTPTSHVLIRFATEDVPVGDKVIPAGDALIVSYGAIGRDENAHGPTAGEFDVSRTSKNRHISFGHGPHVCPGAALSRLEAGVALPALYERFPSLDLAVPVSELRNKPVVTQNDLFELPVKLTAG
- a CDS encoding cytochrome P450, giving the protein MTPASATAPVPLGGPRFQTEPAELYREMRRDHGSVVPVVLDGDIPAWLVLGYRELHQVTGDPQLFSRDSDLWSQWDRIPDDWPLLPMIGRKQPSILYTVGERHRERAAMISDALEAIDPSELRSQAEKFADELIDAICPKGETDLIGDYAALLPVRVLATLYGFADEQGPGLVTALNDMINGREGALAGQQHLASSMARLIADRKEAPADDVVSRMLANTAGFDDMEIVQDLMVMMAAGHQPTADWIGNSLRLMLTDERFAASLFGGRHSVAEAMNEVLWEDTPTQNVAGRWASRNTQLGGRRIRAGDLLLLGLQGANSDPQVRTDSSALTGGNNAHFSFGHGEHRCPFPAQEVAEVIARTGIEIVLDRLPDIDLAVPADTLTRRPSPWLRGLNELPVRFTPVPVL
- a CDS encoding roadblock/LC7 domain-containing protein; translation: MTGTITADEKLTWLIEGLLERTPGARHALVLSRDGLKLCRTPELSVDQADQLAAIAAGIQSLSHGASMEFGDGSGGVRSAMAEFYGGVLFIVEAGDGAHLAVVTAEDADAGLVGHNMSELVEQLGEHLTSPPRSS
- a CDS encoding GTP-binding protein, translating into MDSVTSDARAPLSASADNGLKIVIVGGFGVGKTTLVRSVSEIRPLNTEETMTQAGASVDDISEVRGKSATTVAFDFGRITLDTHNILYLFGAPGQERFWFLWDRLFSGTLGAIVLVDTRRIDESWYAIDRLEHYGTPFIVACNDFGGPPHTPAQIREALDLDPHVPLLDCDARSRESSKQVLITLVEHLQSRYARHGAEAAEGALQSPEPAL